A section of the Sceloporus undulatus isolate JIND9_A2432 ecotype Alabama chromosome 3, SceUnd_v1.1, whole genome shotgun sequence genome encodes:
- the WBP4 gene encoding WW domain-binding protein 4 isoform X1 — protein sequence MADYWKSQPKKFCDYCKCWIADNKPSIDFHERGKNHKENVAKKISEIKKKSLEKAKEEEKMSKEFAAMEEAAMKAYQEDLKRLGAKAEPAGQSSTPKKQEEKKEKKAKRKKETTEISSETNEWVRGFSAEGYVYYYNTISGASQWEKPEGFQDSTQESQTMALWIEGTNEDGHTYYYNTETGVSTWEKPDGFVSQSNKSGENEHHSEESSEMGSKRDKSDNTKEGNKSELQKPKRNFRRKTESDDEIEEKPRKRKKISPYGEWQEVKRESIDQEDTAPSLPKTSLAASEIAKPYGEWEEITEEEDPYEKVDLELPDMDHDSLTAPSLEKGEDANLIFKEKTVTSLGDTEEGIPVFKKRKFENGKSRNIRQRLSDH from the exons AT gGCCGATTATTGGAAATCTCAGCCCAAGAAATTCTGTGATTACTGCAAGTGCTGGATAGCAGACAACAAGCCT AGCATTGACTTccatgaaagaggaaaaaatcatAAAGAAAATGTGGCTAAGAAAATTAGTGAG attaaaaagaaaagtttggagaaagcaaaagaagaggaaaaaatgtcCAAGGAATTTGCAGCCATGGAGGAAGCTGCAATGAAGGCATATCAGGAGGATTTAAAAAGACTTGGTGCTAAGGCAG AACCTGCAGGTCAGAGTTCAACACCCAAAaagcaggaagagaaaaaagaaaagaaagcaaagaggaaaaaagagacaaCAGAAATTTCATCAGAAACAAATGAATGGGTGCGAGGCTTTTCTGCGGAAGGCTATGTATATTATTACAACACAATATCAGGAG CATCACAGTGGGAGAAACCAGAAGGATTTCAGGACAGCACTCAGGAGTCCCAAACG ATGGCTCTGTGGATAGAAGGAACAAATGAAGATGGTCATACCTATTACTATAATACTGAAACTGGAG TATCAACCTGGGAAAAGCCTGATGGTTTTGTGTCCCAATCAAACAAGAGCGGTGAAAATGAACATCATTCTGAAGAAAGCTCAGAAATGGGATCAAAAAGAGATAAATCAGATAATACAAAGGAAGGTAACAAAAGTGAACTACAAAAACCAAAACGAAATTTCCGA AGGAAGACAGAAAGTGATGATGAAATAGAGGAGAAGCCTCGTAAACGTAAAAAAATTAGCCCTTATGGTGAATGGCAGGAAGTGAAACGGGAAAGCATTGATCAGGAAGACACagcaccttctctgccaaaaacaTCCCTTGCAGCATCTGAAATAGCTAAGCCTTATGGTGAATGGGAGGAAATTACAGAAGAGGAAGATCCATA TGAAAAAGTAGACTTGGAGCTTCCTGACATGGATCATGACTCGCTGACTGCTCCCAGTCTGGAAAAGGGAGAAGATGCCAATCtgatatttaaagaaaaaactgtTACTTCTCTTGGTGACACAGAAGAGGGGATACCTGTTTTCAAAAAGCGAAaatttgaaaatggaaaatctaGAAACATACGACAGAGACTGAGTGATCACTAA
- the WBP4 gene encoding WW domain-binding protein 4 isoform X2: MSKEFAAMEEAAMKAYQEDLKRLGAKAEPAGQSSTPKKQEEKKEKKAKRKKETTEISSETNEWVRGFSAEGYVYYYNTISGASQWEKPEGFQDSTQESQTMALWIEGTNEDGHTYYYNTETGVSTWEKPDGFVSQSNKSGENEHHSEESSEMGSKRDKSDNTKEGNKSELQKPKRNFRRKTESDDEIEEKPRKRKKISPYGEWQEVKRESIDQEDTAPSLPKTSLAASEIAKPYGEWEEITEEEDPYEKVDLELPDMDHDSLTAPSLEKGEDANLIFKEKTVTSLGDTEEGIPVFKKRKFENGKSRNIRQRLSDH; encoded by the exons atgtcCAAGGAATTTGCAGCCATGGAGGAAGCTGCAATGAAGGCATATCAGGAGGATTTAAAAAGACTTGGTGCTAAGGCAG AACCTGCAGGTCAGAGTTCAACACCCAAAaagcaggaagagaaaaaagaaaagaaagcaaagaggaaaaaagagacaaCAGAAATTTCATCAGAAACAAATGAATGGGTGCGAGGCTTTTCTGCGGAAGGCTATGTATATTATTACAACACAATATCAGGAG CATCACAGTGGGAGAAACCAGAAGGATTTCAGGACAGCACTCAGGAGTCCCAAACG ATGGCTCTGTGGATAGAAGGAACAAATGAAGATGGTCATACCTATTACTATAATACTGAAACTGGAG TATCAACCTGGGAAAAGCCTGATGGTTTTGTGTCCCAATCAAACAAGAGCGGTGAAAATGAACATCATTCTGAAGAAAGCTCAGAAATGGGATCAAAAAGAGATAAATCAGATAATACAAAGGAAGGTAACAAAAGTGAACTACAAAAACCAAAACGAAATTTCCGA AGGAAGACAGAAAGTGATGATGAAATAGAGGAGAAGCCTCGTAAACGTAAAAAAATTAGCCCTTATGGTGAATGGCAGGAAGTGAAACGGGAAAGCATTGATCAGGAAGACACagcaccttctctgccaaaaacaTCCCTTGCAGCATCTGAAATAGCTAAGCCTTATGGTGAATGGGAGGAAATTACAGAAGAGGAAGATCCATA TGAAAAAGTAGACTTGGAGCTTCCTGACATGGATCATGACTCGCTGACTGCTCCCAGTCTGGAAAAGGGAGAAGATGCCAATCtgatatttaaagaaaaaactgtTACTTCTCTTGGTGACACAGAAGAGGGGATACCTGTTTTCAAAAAGCGAAaatttgaaaatggaaaatctaGAAACATACGACAGAGACTGAGTGATCACTAA
- the MTRF1 gene encoding peptide chain release factor 1, mitochondrial, with the protein MLQKHFLVLSFWWKVSLLFPATNNMALYKMKLLQRISPPRSLLAKCYWCHQQCHLPSLEKSATHLAELNIFQHNCFWNRFTSSSVFHNCSRRYHQASGSLWNHEALKKYLETVSQEYQSIGLLLDDCTINEPRRRDLSKRHAELSPLAVLFRDIQEANKEMQDLEALCAKLHSSEEKALLELALQENEIIDQKISDLYQKLFQILIPRDKYDECDVLLEVTSGRTTGGDICQQFTQEVFDMYQNYADYKCWTFEIVKYTPSDYGGLHHAAAHISGEHVYRHLKYEGGIHRVQRIPETGLSSRMQRIHTGTMSVIVLPQLEEINIKVDPRDLRVDTFRAKGAGGQHVNKTDSAVRIVHIPTGITVECQQERSQQVNRERAMQTLKEKLYQQAIERELSQKQSARKMQLGTRSQSERIRTYNFNQDRVTDHRISYEVRDIKELLSGKGLLDELINKLLEAAEKESLTEYLENNFKSSQGDT; encoded by the exons ATGAAACTTCTCCAAAGAATTTCCCCCCCAAGAAGTTTGCTTGCTAAATGCTACTGGTGTCATCAGCAGTGCCATCTTCCTTCACTTGAGAAGAGTGCTACTCATTTGGCAGAACTGAATATCTTTCAGCACAACTGTTTCTGGAATAGATTTACATCTAGTTCAGTATTTCATAACTGTTCAAGGAGGTATCACCAGGCCTCAGGAAGCCTATGGAATCATGAAGCCCTGAAAAAGTACTTAGAAACTGTAAGCCAAGAATATCAAAGTATTGGTCTGTTGTTAGATGATTGCACAATAAATGAACCCAGAAGAAGAGATCTTAGTAAAAGACATGCTGAATTGTCCCCACTGGCTGTGTTATTTAGAGATATacaagaagcaaacaaagaaatgcAGGATTTGGAGGCACTGTGTGCAA AGCTCCACAGTTCAGAAGAGAAAGCACTCCTTGAACTTGCTCTACAGGAAAATGAAATTATTGACCAGAAGATCAGTGATCTGTATCAAAAG CTTTTCCAGATCTTGATACCCAGAGATAAATATGATGAATGTGATGTCTTATTAGAAGTGACATCTGGCAGGACAACTGGAG GTGACATTTGCCAACAATTTACCCAAGAAGTGTTTGACATGTACCAGAACTATGCCGATTACAAATGCTGGACCTTTGAAATTGTGAAATATACTCCATCTGACTATG GTGGGTTACACCACGCAGCTGCTCATATTTCTGGAGAGCATGTCTACAGACATTTGAAATATGAGGGAGGGATTCACAGAGTACAGCGAATCCCTGAGACTGGTTTATCTTCAAGAATGCAGCGAATCCACACTGGCACCATGTCAGTTATAGTTCTTCCTCAGCTTGAAGAG ATAAATATTAAAGTAGACCCAAGAGACTTGCGTGTAGATACATTTCGTGCCAAAGGGGCAGGTGGACAGCATGTTAATAAAACAGATAGTGCTGTACGAATTGTACATATTCCCACAG GGATAACTGTTGAGTGCCAGCAGGAACGATCACAGCAAGTGAACAGGGAAAGAGCTATGCAGACACTGAAAGAAAAATTATATCAACAGGCCATTGAGAGAGAACTGAGCCAGAAGCAGAGTGCAAGAAAGATGCAG TTAGGGACAAGATCTCAATCAGAGAGAATACGCACATACAACTTCAATCAAGACAGAGTCACTGATCACAGAATCTCTTATGAAGTCCGTGACATCAAG GAACTTTTAAGCGGCAAGGGGCTCCTGGATGAACTAATCAACAAATTGTTGGAAGCTGCAGAGAAGGAATCTCTGACTGAATATTTAGAAAACAATTTTAAGTCTTCGCAAGGAGACACTTGA